From Candidatus Paceibacterota bacterium, a single genomic window includes:
- a CDS encoding O-antigen ligase family protein produces the protein MLNAKYVDISFYQAARFSGYIGMAIMIKHIVNTDKRLIQSLLIFSLTGVIQSFIAIMQFIGQSSIFGDGLLHKLSGESLISRDVIGTSNIVYFGNKVIRAYGTLPHPNILAGYLVFTILISIYLYITVTQTAFKVKVLGKSDSLTCRLYSHRTLFASLICLQFIGLLLTFSRSGIVALFTVIFFNIVIFKNVSRGTFVSHLGQFRRLSPLRSHLLGFATTLFFLSLCISFSYVFILRMQNEFIGHQSTQDRVLLENVSRGTILMNPLIGTGIGTYVIYLYDNYSGKITNYWQFQPNHNSYLLIASEIGIPGVIMYLYLIYLIYSIVNKSANMGIDNANCTKNEICLFRTMIIAFLVIGFFDHYFWTSNQMRTLLWVLLGMFVSSQVMKQYVPRETF, from the coding sequence ATGTTGAATGCAAAGTATGTTGATATAAGTTTCTATCAAGCAGCTCGATTTTCGGGATATATTGGCATGGCTATTATGATTAAACACATTGTAAATACAGATAAAAGGCTTATCCAAAGCCTTCTTATTTTCTCACTTACGGGTGTTATTCAAAGTTTTATAGCTATAATGCAATTCATAGGGCAATCTTCTATTTTTGGTGATGGATTGCTTCACAAGTTATCTGGCGAGTCGTTGATCTCAAGGGATGTTATTGGAACTTCAAATATTGTCTATTTCGGAAATAAGGTCATTCGAGCATATGGCACGCTCCCCCATCCGAATATTTTAGCCGGTTATTTAGTATTTACTATCTTAATCTCTATTTATTTGTATATTACAGTAACACAAACGGCATTCAAAGTCAAGGTGCTTGGTAAATCTGACAGCCTTACTTGTCGTTTGTATTCGCATCGTACTTTGTTTGCCAGTCTGATTTGCTTGCAGTTTATTGGCTTATTGCTCACATTTTCGCGTTCAGGGATTGTCGCGCTATTTACTGTTATTTTTTTTAACATCGTCATTTTCAAAAATGTTTCACGTGGAACATTTGTAAGTCATTTGGGACAATTTCGTCGCTTGAGTCCATTAAGAAGCCATTTGTTGGGTTTTGCTACTACCCTCTTTTTTCTATCTCTTTGTATATCGTTTTCATATGTATTTATTCTGCGGATGCAAAATGAATTCATAGGACATCAGTCTACGCAAGACCGCGTTTTGCTGGAAAATGTTTCACGTGGAACAATTTTAATGAATCCATTAATTGGTACAGGTATAGGTACTTATGTTATTTATCTGTATGATAATTATTCTGGCAAAATTACTAACTATTGGCAATTTCAGCCCAATCATAATTCATATTTATTAATTGCTTCTGAAATTGGCATTCCGGGTGTGATTATGTATTTGTATTTAATATATCTAATCTATTCAATTGTTAACAAAAGTGCTAACATGGGAATAGATAATGCTAATTGCACTAAAAATGAGATTTGCTTGTTTCGGACAATGATTATTGCTTTTCTGGTCATCGGTTTCTTCGATCATTACTTCTGGACGTCTAATCAAATGAGAACCCTTTTGTGGGTACTGCTTGGTATGTTTGTTAGTTCACAAGTTATGAAACAATATGTTCCACGTGAAACATTTTGA
- a CDS encoding UPF0182 family protein has product MKAKQVFTALTLLLVASILASNTIEAILEYWWYSTLSYSQVFTTNFVVKFVIFAILFTAMFTYLWRQSKILRARIAAKRKLLNEKLGRIRASQYRSNWESSDVISELRTMTILDSASIGIPVLLSYLYATIASDFMWFDILKYINQTPFGVFDPIFGNDIALYVFTIPVIESFLTAGLFFVLINCGIKIAIENVFDRNESEVRDSTDFTYEWRATWTILALVFAASAYFGRYSSMYNETDILYGANYMDVNFWIPFASVKAILFVLAAIACLIWKNQTGSLAKVRKYGLPILIAAVMILPSLIASVAAFAIYETQVGPNQLQKELPFIADHINSTRYGFDLDKITEKEYAGTAALTTDILNSPSVENIRIVDYRASWEAIGQKERSQKYYDFTDIDADRFDGKQVIITQRELFSDRLSDSAKNWVNQKLTYTHGYGKIVSLVNKVDSEGMPVLIAKGIPQVSSDIDIDISQPRIYYGESFREEDYAITNTRQPEFDYPSENTTVAVTYEGTGGIVIDSQLKRFVAAYNLGLMNIWFSEYLTTESRLHLHRNIKERVQRITPFVYLDDDPYQTTTGNDWILGGVVYTDKLPYSKPSYIGNTKMNYVRDSLKITVDNLNGTVTYYVIDWNPMIQTYAKIYPGLFKDISELPDKYRSHLKYPEDFFVTQIEKDNLYHMKDPEEFFKKSTQWVRAKEKYHEEEVPVEPYNIQLDMGNGMEFVLMEPVTPIGRENMIGWYAVRQDIGVYGKIILYKFPVGALPYGPMNIEAKIDQDEDMSALMTLWSQAGSKVIRGNLIVLPIEGSILYIKPIYISAATKPLPELKKIIVVYNDRLAIGDTLNEALYQAISGNRLPTAAKNQGISVIPSTGGTTQKVSNEKIATIVVRDENGNIMENITIYKGQSITIG; this is encoded by the coding sequence ATGAAAGCAAAACAAGTATTTACGGCACTTACGTTGTTGCTCGTAGCATCAATACTGGCATCAAATACAATAGAAGCGATATTGGAATATTGGTGGTATTCAACACTGTCATATTCGCAAGTATTTACAACAAACTTCGTAGTGAAGTTTGTAATATTTGCGATATTATTCACAGCAATGTTCACATATCTTTGGCGACAGTCAAAAATATTAAGGGCCAGAATCGCTGCTAAAAGAAAATTGCTAAACGAAAAACTTGGCAGGATCAGGGCCAGTCAATATAGGTCGAACTGGGAATCTAGCGATGTCATCAGCGAGCTTAGAACAATGACAATACTGGACTCGGCATCGATCGGGATACCGGTACTTCTGTCGTATTTATATGCAACAATCGCAAGCGATTTCATGTGGTTCGATATATTAAAGTATATAAACCAAACGCCATTCGGTGTTTTCGATCCGATATTTGGAAACGATATAGCTTTATATGTCTTTACGATACCGGTAATCGAAAGCTTTCTGACGGCAGGCCTGTTTTTTGTACTGATCAATTGCGGAATTAAAATCGCGATCGAGAACGTATTTGACAGGAACGAAAGTGAAGTACGCGATTCAACAGACTTTACGTATGAATGGCGGGCGACATGGACAATACTTGCACTGGTATTTGCAGCATCTGCATACTTTGGACGATATTCGTCTATGTATAATGAAACTGATATTCTATATGGCGCTAACTATATGGATGTTAATTTCTGGATACCGTTTGCATCCGTTAAAGCAATTTTATTTGTTCTTGCGGCCATAGCATGTCTGATATGGAAAAATCAAACAGGAAGTCTTGCAAAAGTGCGGAAGTATGGCCTACCGATACTAATAGCAGCAGTAATGATCCTGCCTTCTCTAATTGCATCTGTTGCTGCATTTGCGATATATGAAACGCAGGTCGGGCCCAACCAACTGCAGAAGGAATTGCCCTTCATAGCGGACCATATCAATTCAACAAGATATGGCTTTGACCTGGACAAGATCACAGAAAAGGAGTATGCAGGCACTGCAGCTCTCACTACGGATATCTTGAACTCACCGTCAGTGGAGAATATCCGGATCGTGGATTATCGCGCTTCATGGGAAGCGATCGGCCAGAAGGAAAGATCGCAGAAGTACTATGACTTCACTGACATTGACGCAGATCGCTTCGATGGAAAACAGGTCATCATAACTCAACGCGAGCTTTTCTCAGACAGATTATCCGACAGTGCAAAAAACTGGGTCAATCAAAAGTTAACCTACACGCACGGTTACGGAAAGATAGTGTCGCTTGTTAACAAAGTAGACAGCGAAGGCATGCCGGTTTTGATAGCAAAGGGTATTCCTCAAGTCTCAAGCGATATCGATATTGATATTTCGCAGCCTAGAATCTATTATGGAGAGTCGTTCCGCGAGGAAGACTATGCAATAACAAATACAAGGCAGCCTGAGTTTGACTATCCTTCAGAGAACACGACAGTCGCAGTCACATATGAAGGAACGGGCGGAATCGTGATCGACTCACAGCTCAAAAGATTTGTTGCGGCATACAACCTCGGACTGATGAATATATGGTTTTCGGAATATCTAACAACCGAAAGCCGACTACACTTGCACAGAAACATAAAGGAGAGGGTTCAGAGGATCACGCCATTCGTGTATCTCGATGACGATCCCTATCAGACGACGACGGGAAACGACTGGATCTTGGGAGGCGTTGTATATACCGATAAGCTTCCTTATTCAAAGCCATCATATATCGGAAATACAAAAATGAACTACGTCAGAGACAGTCTGAAAATAACCGTAGACAACCTGAACGGAACGGTAACCTATTACGTAATAGACTGGAATCCTATGATCCAGACCTATGCAAAGATCTATCCCGGTCTGTTCAAAGACATCTCAGAATTGCCGGATAAATACAGAAGCCATCTGAAATATCCGGAAGATTTCTTTGTCACGCAGATCGAAAAGGATAATCTGTACCATATGAAGGACCCGGAAGAGTTCTTCAAAAAATCGACTCAGTGGGTGAGAGCAAAGGAAAAATACCATGAGGAAGAAGTGCCAGTGGAGCCATACAACATACAGCTTGATATGGGAAATGGCATGGAGTTCGTCTTGATGGAACCGGTAACTCCTATCGGCAGAGAGAACATGATCGGATGGTATGCAGTCCGCCAGGATATAGGAGTGTATGGAAAAATAATTCTGTACAAGTTCCCGGTCGGCGCATTGCCATATGGACCGATGAACATAGAAGCGAAGATAGACCAGGACGAGGACATGTCCGCACTGATGACGCTTTGGAGCCAAGCCGGATCAAAGGTTATCAGGGGCAATCTGATAGTCCTTCCGATCGAGGGCAGTATACTGTACATTAAGCCGATATATATATCGGCAGCAACAAAACCCCTGCCGGAGCTGAAAAAGATCATTGTAGTATATAACGACAGATTAGCGATCGGCGACACGCTGAATGAAGCGTTATATCAGGCGATATCAGGAAACAGGTTGCCAACAGCGGCAAAAAATCAGGGAATATCGGTTATCCCATCAACTGGAGGAACAACACAAAAAGTAAGCAATGAGAAAATAGCAACGATCGTCGTAAGAGACGAAAATGGAAACATAATGGAAAATATAACAATCTACAAAGGCCAGTCCATAACAATCGGATAA